The Salvelinus sp. IW2-2015 linkage group LG15, ASM291031v2, whole genome shotgun sequence genome includes a region encoding these proteins:
- the LOC111974865 gene encoding mitochondrial-processing peptidase subunit alpha translates to MAAHMSHCRSWGRVQRFGIAVYRKYSSGSRYPNISLSAPLPGIPKPVFASVDGHEQCETKITTLENGLKVASQNKFGQFCTVGILVNSGSRHETKYPSGISHFLEKLAFSSTAQYGSKDEILLTLEKHGGICDCQTSRDTTMYAVSAEVKGLDTVVSLLSDAVLQPRLLDEEIEMTRMAVRFELEDLNMRPDPEPLLTEMIHAAAYRGNTVGLPRFCPVDNVEKIDKKLLHTYLRSYYCPERMVLAGVGIEHEQLVACARKYLLDVKPVWGASTPTNVDLSVAQYTGGIVRMDKDMSDVSLGPTPIPELTHIMIGLESCSFLEEDFIPFAVLNMMMGGGGSFSAGGPGKGMFTRLYLNVLNRHHWMYNATSYHHSYEDSGLLCIHASADPRQVREMVEIITREFIQMAGTAGEMELARAKTQLKSMLMMNLESRPVIFEDVGRQVLATGKRKLPYELCDLISNITASDIKRVTTKMLRSKPAVAALGDLTEMPSYEHIQAALSSKDGRLPRMYRLFR, encoded by the exons GTTTGGAATTGCAGTATATAGAAAGTACAGCAGTGGCAGCAGATATCCAAATATCTCACTCTCTGCACCGTTACCAGGGATCCCTAAACCAGTGTTTGCGTCCGTTGACGGGCATGAGCAATGCGAGACTAAAATCACTACTTTGGAAAATGGCCTTAAAGTAGCATCTCAAAACAAGTTTGGTCAATTCTGCACTGTTGGAA tTTTAGTAAATTCAGGATCCAGACATGAGACAAAATACCCCAGTGGAATTtcacactttttggagaaactgGCCTTTTCT TCCACAGCCCAGTATGGCAGTAAAGATGAAATTCTTCTCACACTTGAAAAACATGGAGGGATCTGTGACTGTCAAACATCCAG AGACACCACCATGTATGCCGTCTCTGCCGAGGTGAAGGGACTGGACACGGTAGTCAGCCTGCTCTCTGATGCTGTATTGCAGCCACGCCTGCTAG ATGAGGAGATTGAGATGACTAGGATGGCAGTGCGCTTTGAGCTGGAGGATCTGAACATGAGGCCTGACCCTGAACCTTTACTGACAGAGATGATCCATGCA GCAGCATATCGGGGGAACACTGTTGGGTTGCCTCGCTTCTGTCCAGTAGACAACGTGGAGAAGATCGACAAGAAGCTGCTACACACGTACCTGCGGAGCTACTACTGCCCAGAGCGTATGGTGCTAGCCGGTGTGGGCATCGAACATGAACAACTGGTGGCCTGCGCCAGGAAATATCTGCTGGATGTGAAGCCAGTATggggagccagtacgcctaccAATGTCGACCTGTCTGTGGCACAGTACACTGGTGGAATCGTAAGG ATGGATAAGGATATGTCAGATGTGAGCCTTGGCCCCACTCCCATCCCTGAGCTCACCCACATCATGATTGGCCTGGAGAGCTGCTCGTTCCTG GAGGAGGACTTCATCCCATTTGCCGTCCTCAACATGATGATGGGTGGAGGCGGGTCCTTCTCAGCGGGGGGTCCTGGGAAAGGCATGTTCACTCGGCTTTACCTGAACGTGCTCAACAG gCATCATTGGATGTACAATGCCACCTCATACCATCACAGTTACGAGGACAGCGGCCTGCTGTGTATCCATGCCAGTGCAGACCCCAGACAG GTTCGGGAAatggtggagattataaccagAGAGTTCATTCAGATGGCTGGGACAGCAGGAGAG ATGGAGTTGGCGAGAGCGAAGACGCAGCTCAAGTCCATGCTGATGATGAACCTGGAGTCGCGGCCGGTTATCTTTGAGGATGTCGGCCGACAGGTTCTAGCCACAGGGAAGAGGAAGCTGCCATACGAGCTGTGTGACCTCATCA GTAACATTACAGCAAGCGATATCAAGAGGGTCACAACCAAGATGCTGCGCAGCAAGCCAGCAGTAGCAGCGCTAGGAGACTTGACTGAGATGCCCTCCTATGAGCACATCCAAGCTGCCCTATCCAGCAAGGACGGGCGCCTGCCTCGCATGTACCGCCTCTTCCGATAG